TACCTGGTGTCAAATACCACCttatcacttactagctgtgtggcttTACTTAGGCATTAAACTCTCTGAGTCTCACCAAAAAGATAATATGATCTGTTTACTGGGCATTCATAATTGCTATTCTGCTGCATAAGAAGTATGCTCATGAATAATGGTCACCATAgctagaatttatttattaatagaatTTACTTATTAATGTACTTACTAAGCACCaggcttattttatatatatatatatgatacatttCATTCCTAAAAACTCTATGGAATATGTTATTATTATTCCAATTCTCATCTGAACAAAGAGGCTTAGGGAAGTTAAGAACTTGACTAGGGTTATACAGCTAAAATGTGGTAAAggctggatttgaatcccaggtTGCTTGATCCCAAGGTTCATATTCTTTacagcaattttttaaaactattatattAAAACCAAAATGTCTAACATCAgagacaaagagaaggaaaaatattgagTTGATCAGTGAAAACGCAGACATTTCTAGACCCCAACAGTTCCTTTTCTACACGTAGCCAACCAAGGCGATATCACTTTGCTCTGCTCCATAGtaatcagacttccctggtggctcagacggtgaagcgtctgtttacaatgtgggagacccgggttcgatccctgagtcgggaagatctgctggagaaggaaatggcaatccattccagtactactgcctggaaaatcccatggacagaggagcctggtaggctacagtccatggggtcacaaagagtcggacatgactcacttcatttacatttttttttaataataatcagAAGTTGTTACAAGATGACAAAATGGGTCCTGGGATGCTATAAACTATATGGTTAAGTCAGAGTGGTACCCTTTTCTCCTCCCTGGTCCACGTTACTTAGGTCCCTGTTGGGAAGGGGGTCTGGATTGCCACAGCCCACCCTCACTTTGCACTGAGTCAGCTGgaggggctggagaaggcaatggcaccccactccagtactcttgcctggaaaatcccatggatggaggagcctggtaggctgcagtccatggggttgcaaagagtcagacatgactgagtgacttcactttaacttttcactttcatgcattggagaagaaaatggcaacccactccagtgttcttgcctggagaatcccagggacgggggagcctggtgggctgctgtctatggggttgcacagggtcggacacgactgaagcgacttagcagcagcagctggaggggCAGCAGGGCAGAGGGCAGTGGTCGTGGCAATCCACCAAAGGAGACCCCAAACTCTCCTCTACCTCTGGCTCAGCCAAACACCCATAGTGTTCAGAGGAGCAGACCCCTGCGTGCTCAGCTCGGGACAGCCTACATTTTCTCTATTTCCTGGCAGAGGCTTATCTGTCTGTGTGCAAGATTTGCCTCTTTTCCAGAAGAAACTGCCTAAGTGGTATCTGAATAAACTTGAATGAGAGGCCGTGTGAAAAAAGGCAGATTTTGACAATACAGCATAGTGCAATAAGAAGATTTTATATCACAACAGTATAGTAatattgaagttaaaaaaaaaaaaaacttccttaaACTTgggaaaagaggcagagagaaattAGACAGGGAAGTAGAACAATTCATAAGGTTTACCTTGCTATTTCCCTTCCtgcagggagaaagggaaagaaaacaggtTTTCTGGCACCTGATGAGCCAGACCTTCTGTTATGGAAACCATCTCAGATAGTGTCTctaaaagaggaagaaacaggGGCTAGAAATGTTAAGGGACTTCCTCAAGGCCAAGCTACGAAGGCAGAATTGGAATTCACGCCAGGGCAACTGTTAATGATCAGATTCTATCAAGCAGCAGTAGGGGACGAGTCTAGCTGCCTTGGCTGGAAAAGTAGCAGAGTGATGGACGTGCAGTCTGTCTGGTAGAGAACAGCTACAGCATACCTGCTAAAGAGAAGGCCCCCCTCTGGTCTCCTCTTAGTGAGTATCACTTCCAAACTAGGAGTCACAATGAATGCCTTTACTGAAAGTTGGGGCCCAAAAATGCAGAGgtcaaaggggaaaggaaaggtaCCTGTTAGTGGAGGACCTACCGCAGTGGTTTTCCTTcaagtttcctttttccttccatttgCATTTGAACCTTCACTAGGTCAGTGGGGTTGGCTAAAAATTGGCCAACAACACCAGCCATCATCCCTCCAATCACTGATTTCctaattataaaaggaaatacatttttctaaaggTTGTTATCAATTTCACACATTTTGTAGGAAACAATACCATGCTGGTACAGCCCCTGCATAAGAGATTTAAGACAAAGTgaagcgaaaaaaaaaaacaaacccacacaaATCACAGAGGAGAGTAGATGGTTTGTCTACTGATGGGAGGGCTCAGGGACCAGGAGTCAAAATTCAAATCTGAAGTTTCAGGCCCCTTTAATGGCCTGAAATTCAAAGGAGGGACAGTTGCTTCAAAGATATAATTTAACTGCAGTTTAATTCTGACCACAGGGGAATAAAAACAGCATTGATGTAGTCAGTCTAACAAAGGCTGGTAAGCCACATTTTATAGGTTACTGTTTTTGTAGTTTTACGAAATGAAAGGGTTTTGAAAACGTTCCTCTCTTTGAAGAGACTCTGCCCCTGgactctttctcctttctttttataaaaactgaaatatagtgGATGTATGATATTAAATAAATTgtaggtgtacaatatagtgatttacAATTTGTAAAGGTTAGGCTCTATAATACCGTGTATTATTTTCAAAGCAAAACTTACCAAAGGGGATAATGCTTATCTTCACTTTTGCCAAATACAACTTCACGGAGATGTTCATAAGTGACCATTCGACCTCCAGAATACACTGTGCAAAACAGAGCATTGAAAGGATGAATTCAGCCCTACCTTTAATAAAGTAAGAGGATGCTTTGATGTAGCCTAGCTGATCTCCCTAGCCGTGTCTTTCTCTCATATAACCTAGGCTTCTGACACCTGGCCTTAGTGGTTCTCCAAATGTGCATGTCTTGTAAAGCCTCAGGCCTTTTATGTTGCCTGATCTTGAATGGATTATCCCTTCTATAATAATGGATCTATAATAATGGATTATCATTGCTAACTCCTCCTACTCTCTCAAGACTCCACTCAAAGAACATGTTTTCCAGAAAGTGCCCTCTGACCTGGCCTCCAGTGTTCTAGGCCGTCATCACACCTGTCATACTTCTGTGATCCCCCAGAACTCCCCAGGTGTGTGTCTAATACTGCACTTAGAAACTGACTTGGTTTACTTGTTCATCTTTCCAGCAGACCATGAGCCTTTCAAGGCAGATTTTGTGTGTTTTCATTACACTATACACCCTAGTACAGAGCTTAGGACACAGCAGGCattttcattcaataaacacATGCAACTTCACTGGATAATTTACTATGTTAAGGTAATCAATCTCAAACATATGAAATGAATCTTAACTATAAAACCACATATGGTGGTcaacaaaatacaaatgaaaagaagtgaaactcaAAATGATAATGGGAAGCAAGAAGAAgctattaaagaaaagaataagaaagaaaaatcatgaaaatcaATACACGGTATTCAGAGAGAGAGCTTTTCTTGATATTTCAGGAAGTTTGATGCAGGATTTTAGGATAAAACATATCAAAATCATACAAAGTACCAAAACAATCATATTTCTGGACAGTTCCTAGTTAATATACTGTAATGTGCTCATCTGGAAaactgaagctttaaaaatacaaagctgGTAAATATTGGTACTGGGCACTTTTCTGATCAAAGGTCCCTACATACTtgaggaataattaagaatatatagagagaaggaaaatgccaTACCCATCCCTTCTCCTTTTGAAGGCAAGTTTATGTTCTATCCACAAGCTAGAAACTCAATAACTTCTATTATTGTTGGTGCCCCACtggaagcagagcagaaaagttTCTCACTGGCAGTATTATAATTTCAACTGTTTTCCTTTCAGAGTGACTAAAGGCCCACATATTTAGCCTGGGAATTGAGGCAAAAATCACCTGTGTTGCTTTTATTCTGTTGCCAAGGTTGGATTAGATAGTCACCCTTGCTCTATTTGAGATCAACCTGGCCTTGGACACAAGGGATAGAGACTGGTAAGATCTGGCACtgcattcaaatatattttcaatttcaaagactgtaaaaaaaataaataaattttgtgttTAGAAGTTCCTCAAGCTGATAAAAATCGCAGTGATTCATcttcttctttcttaaaattaaaaaaccttTTCATTAGGAATCCTTTCAAGCATACAGCaaagtagagaaaaataatactCTATGTCTATCATGGAGATTTATCAGTTACTATCATTTTCACCttacttgctttttcttttcctcaatcATTTCAGAGTGCATTAGAAAATAGCATGACATCATGACAGTTCATCCCTAAATACTTTTGTATGAATTTACAAAGCCCTGAGGCTATAATTCCTTAATAAGCATTGGTGGTTAAGagattatatattcatttatcacATTAGTAAAAGGAAACTAGCTGGCTTTTCAACACAACTCAACAGGAAAGCAGAGGAGACAAACACAGAAATCAtgacaaactagaatcaagataaATACCTATGTGTCTGTAAATGGCGGGTGTCACTCCTTGCCAGAGctttagaaagccttcctcctgGACAATCCCTAGGGCGGTGCGTACCATGCCCCTGTATGGAGCAGACTCTGCTGCACCATCTCCCAACCGAGCAAGGGCGGCTTCTCCTTGTATTTGAAGTCGAGTTTTTGTGAGGTCGAGGGGAAAGGTTGCTGAGAACAACAAcgacaagaaaaaacaaaacgaGGGGGAAACCCATAACATTCAGAAAAGCGAACaaaattttctttagaaaaatcacaGGACCCAGATTTTAGTCACCACAAGATGGGTGATTCTCAAATTTCAGAATACATTAGAATCAACTAGGGAGATTgttaaaaattacattatttcCTAGCCCCACGCCTATAGAATTTCAATAGGCAGATGGGGTTAAGACATCAGTGGATTCTGACACACTCCCAAACTTGAGAATcactgtcccagagcaccagaaagaaaacaaaaagtgacAAGCCTTGGGTTCTTTTCAGTCATAAATGTTCATCTAAAACCTACTTTTGTCCTCAATTTTTGCTTTCCAGTGGGAATAATTTCAGGTATCTATAGTCTAAGATGTGCCCGGGTCTGCAACCGTGATTAAGAGCCAACGTGACTTTTAGAATACTGTACTATTATGGCAGGTTCTTAATAAATGCCAGATGAAGCTGAATTCTGTCATTTCGTGGCTAATGCTCCCATGTAGATGAATCACTGGCCTGACTATCTGAAAAATAGAAGATGCATCATAGagtttatcatttcttttctacCCAAGGGTTGCAGGCTCAATATTCTTTCAAGAAAGGTAGTGTTGactgtttttttccccagcactgaAGAGTTTTCTGCATAACCTCCTTAACAAAATACTAACtatacttgaaatttttttcctaatgattacATCTTGAATTAGAGGTAGACCTTTTGCCAAGTGATGCTAACTGGCTCACATAAGGAAGATCAAGCTCTTAACTTTATATACACAACGATTCAGATAAGTTCATAAACATTAGTGACACTGCATGTCTTTCCAGTGATCACCATCTGATACAAAACTATAGCTGTGCCTTTTCCAAGAGAATAGTCAATCTGTACCACTGGTCTTTGGAAAAGTTAATTATCTTGCTGATTGTTTTCCTAAAACACAAGTTGTGTGCATACAGAGAATTTAAGCAGTGCTTTACTGACATATGAAGCCTGCAAAATCTTAAGATATAGCCACTTCTATATTAGCATAATTATGCCTCTTCAAATAATTTTGACTTTCTTGCTGGTTACTTAAATAATGCTTCAGGTTCTGATCCTAAATTGTTTTATACTCAAAACTATCTCATATTTTGATTCCCCTGGTTCTCACTCCTCGCCCCGACACAATTTTCTACAAGTTTTTAACAGGAGGAAGTTTCCTTTACAAAAGCCATTGGTCACAGGTGAAacattgggttaaaaaaaaaaaaaaaagaaactgggacTATAGCTAATCATTTAGAaatctgctttaaaatttttttaagttgatgaaTTGTATTTCAGTGAAAACAATGGATAATAATTCTTCAGCTTTAggggaacagagagaaaaatataagGAGGgttcaaagagaaagaatggatgAGCACTAGGagcaaaaaaaatcatgttttggcGCTGCTGGAAATACAAAGTAAACTTGTTTTAGAACAGGGCAAACTAACACttacaaatgaaaacacattggagctactgctttttcttttttttttttttttaatgggcaagaAGATGAAAGCGTCATGTTAAAATGCACAGGGAAGGCTTCACAGGTGAAACACGGGCACTATGCTCATAAAATTCCTGCAAGAAGCACCTCCTGTTCTTCCAAGAGCATCATAACTCCGCTCTAAGTAGCCCCTCTGACTTGCTCACGCAGATGTAACTGTTCATCCTCTCTGCCCTTATGATAACACCTCCATTACAATAAGTAGCATAATGTAACTGTCTCTGCATGTCTCCCCACCAACCTGTAAGAAGGTCTTTTTAACCGTATCTCCACAGACTCCTGCACTGTGGTCATTATAATAATGTCGTGATCAATCGATGCCTTGCCTTGGATTTAGCGTTTATATATTAACCTCTCAGACTCTCGCAAGGTATACACAGTGTAGCTGAGCTCAGCTCAAAGAGGTCAACAGGCAGATGCTGAGTGGATGGATGCTCGGTAAGGAATGGGTTAAGAACTTAAGTCCCACAAGTTGAGTCCACAACTTGGACCCAAAACACAACGATATAGTGAGGCTGggtaaaaatataaacagagatGTCCTCAATAAAGACGGAAAGTggattgtgtttttaaaaggtgCATCCTCACAAAAGGGAAAATGATGCCTATAGGAGAGTAACAGCTCAGGAAGCTTCTAAAAGGACACATTCAGGTGCAACAGCACATCCGACGGAGACAAAACTGGAAGGAAGAAACCTTCGTGAcctccactccctcctcctcctcccaagaCTGGCCTGGCCCCCACCCCGCCACACCTGCTAGGAGGACAGGTGTGGACCGACAGGGTTGCATCCACTCGGAAACGAAGCCACCCGCCCGGCCCCCCACCCTCGGGCGGCCCCTGGAGGTCGAGCGGGGGAGGCCCAGGCTGGACGGCCGGGTACCTAGCTCGGCCACGGTGGCCGCGCAGCCCGACAGGAGGAACTTGCTCGCGCGGGGCCATCTCTGGGCGAGCGGCGAGAGCCTCTCCGCATCGTCTGGAGTCGACATTCAGCAGCAGCAAGGGACGACGATACGCCCCTTCTGGCCCGCGTCCCGCGCCGCGGCTGGCCTGCCACCCAGCCAGGGCTGCCCCTTCTCAAACGACACGCTGCGAGGCGGGGATCATTTCTCTAGCTTGGCTCGGCAAGGCGGGCCCAACGAACCCGCAGCCTCCCTGGCAGCCCCAGGCTGGAATAGCCCAGGGTATGGGGAGCGGAAAACAGCTCGAAGCCTCCGAggcttctgggaaatgtagtccgcGTGGCTCCGCCCCCTTCGGCCGAGTTTTCTGATTGGTCGCAAGCCAGCTGCCCCTGAACCACTCCCCCGGTCTCCATGGTAACAGGGCTCCCTTCTCCACCCTCTGCACTCGCCCCAGCTGGAACCAACCCCTGCATTCTGTCCCGGATAGCCAGGACTTTAAAAATTCGTGTACGTGGGAGGAAGAGATGTTGCAAAAGTTACCTAAAAATTGGGGCGGGGAAAAGAGGCTACAGTTAAGAAGTCGAACAAGCTGCAAAAGTCACAACGGAAAAGTTGGGAGATCGAGTGAGTGCCCTGTTCCAGGGCGAAGAAGCAAGTCTTTTCCCTTCTCTGACTCAGGAAGGTGCTAGACAAAAACATGGAATTCATTTCCCCAACAGTGATTATAATCTTAGGTTGTGTTGCTGTTTTGTTATTTCTTCAGTGGAAGAACTTGCGTAGACCCCCGTGCATAAGGGGCTGGATTCCTTGGATTGGAGCTGGATTTGAGTTTGGAAAAACCCCTCTAGaatttatagagaaagcaagaatcAAGGTATGTGGCCTGAGCACATGGGGTTTCCGGAAGAgagaatgtattcttttttattttctttcgtTACATCTCAAATGCAATGTTAGAACGTGGGGAACCTACCTACTGCCCGCAGTTAAACGATCTAGCCATTTATGAGTAAGTTAATTAACAATCAACTGTCTTATGCAagatttttctaaagaaataggTTTTTATGAGTTGTGAAATACAAGACAGCTTGTCAGTGCCTTTTGGGAagtagaaattaatttaaaagtgcTCGTTACTTCATCatagattaaaaatctaaagtgtatatatattaacTAAATTCAGTGATTGGGAAGACAGAAGTGTAATATAATTAATTTCGACTTATGAAAACACTTAATAAATTAGTATCCAAATCAAGATTAACACCAGGCAGTTGTAAAAATGGCTTGCAAACTTGGTCTTTACAAATACAGTGGGCACTGTATTTTCTGCTGGTGTTATTTGATTATGGTGAGGTCCATTTTCACTGCACACTAAGGATATTAGTAATCATTGTGGTACgtgtttttgtctttaaaatcGCTTTTAAATATGTCTTTGAAAAAGAGTATATAGGTTGCTGctaacttttttctttattaacagTCTCGTGTGTATGTTCCCGTGTGTTTGCACTGTTTGTAGTTTTTGCACTTACTGATTGTTTTGCACTTGCCTGATTGTTtcatcagaaagtgaaagtgaagtagctcaaaGAGTCGGCCGGACTCTTtgcaccccgtggactgtagcctaccaggctcctctgtccatgggatgctccaggcaagaatactggagtgggttgccatttccttctccaggggatcttcccgacccagggatcgaatccagatctcccacattgcaggcagacgctttaacctctgagccaccaagacagCTCATCAGAATaaacacctaaatgtaagactaccTAAAGGACATTAAATTGTTTATATTATTGTGTTGCACCTAAGGATTATGTAAGGATTAAAGAATTATGTAagaatcctttttcttttcctttgagtgTAGGAGATTTCCTGACTCTCATATCCTGGCCCACCCTAGGTACCATAATTCTTGCCAGTTTGATAGATGAAAAATACtaccttttaaagaaaaacatcttgGTCTTCTGTAGCCTTCCTTAGATATATGATCTTAATAAATCCTTATGAATGTTTCTGAAAGCTTGTCTTAGAAGCTCAAGCAAGGTCACAaagtttattctgttttcttctaaaaggtttatagctttctattttacatttaggtccgAGAGCCACTTAGAGTTAATTTTTTTGTAACGTGTACAGAAGGGatgagttttacttttttcccatctCTGTGTCCAGTTGTTTCAGTATCATTTCTTGAAGGACTTTTCTTTCCTCACTGAATTGCCTTTTGCAGCATTTCGAAGATTAATTGACGTGTATGTGTGGATCTATGTCTAGcctttctatcctattccattgatTAAATGCCCACTCCTTTGTTAACACTAATACAGTAAATAaatacagtaaataaataaaaactaatacaGTTATAGTAAATCTTTAAAACAGGTAGTGaaaattctttgaatattttggcATTTGATGTGGCattcaagattcagttcagttcagttcagttgctcagtggtgtccgattctttgcgaccccatggactgcagtgtgccaggctgccctgtccatgactgactcccggagcttgctcaaactcatgtccatggagtcggtgatgctatccaaccatctcatgctctgtggtccccttctcttcctgcctttaatctttcccagcatcagggtcttttccgatgagtcagttccttacaacaggtggccaaagtattggagtttcagcttcagcatcaatattcaggattgatttcctgtaggattgactggttggatctccttgcaatccaagggactctcaagagtctccccaacaccacagttcaaaggcatcaattcttgggtgctcagctttctttatggtccaactctcacatctgtacttgactactggaaaaaccatagctttgactagacagacctttgtcggcaaagtaatgtctctgcttttgaatatgctatctaggttgctcataacttttcttccaaggagtaagcatcttttaatttcatggctgcagtcaccatctgcagtgatttgggagccccaaaaaataaagtctgtttccactgtttccgcatctatttgccatgaagtgatgggaccggatgccatgatcttcattttctgaatgttgagctttaagccaactttttcactctccactttcactttcatcaagaggctttttagctcctcttcactttctgccataagggtggtgtcatctgcatagctgaggttattgatatttctcccggcaatcttcattccagcttgtgtttcttccaggccagtgtttctcatgatgtactctgcatataagttaaataagcagggtgacaatatacagccttgacatactccttttcctatttggaaccagtctgttgttccatgtccagttctaactgttgcttcctgacctgcatacagatttctcaagagacaggtcaggtggtttggtattcccatctctttcagaattttccacagtgtgttgtgatccacacagtcaaaggctttggcatagtcaataaagcagaaatagatgtttttctggaactctcttgctttttccatgatccagtggatgttggcaatttgatctctggttcctctgctgccggggtccagccctggtggatccagggtgattcgaaggtggggatggagttggcatccttggaaaaatacatatttaattatagatatatagagagattagaaatggatagtgtagtaggaaaattagttgagaaaaagaggctaaataacttggtttacgtggaatagcatccatgctccagatgggaattcagccagaaaaacggggagcaagaaagaacgacatggggatatcagtctttccggaaactgatccatttctttattttttgggtttgcttatataccttttgttacacatagggatgaatacagagtcacgcgggggtcagcaatcctgacctttatcaaaatcaggtgcttcacataaaaaggtcttagggactTTACATCATcatctggccatgagacctgctgacattt
The sequence above is a segment of the Capra hircus breed San Clemente chromosome 23, ASM170441v1, whole genome shotgun sequence genome. Coding sequences within it:
- the SLC25A27 gene encoding mitochondrial uncoupling protein 4 isoform X2; protein product: MSTPDDAERLSPLAQRWPRASKFLLSGCAATVAELATFPLDLTKTRLQIQGEAALARLGDGAAESAPYRGMVRTALGIVQEEGFLKLWQGVTPAIYRHIVYSGGRMVTYEHLREVVFGKSEDKHYPLWKSVIGGMMAGVVGQFLANPTDLVKVQMQMEGKRKLEGKPLRFRGVHHAFAKILAEGGIRGLWAGWVPNIQRAALVNMGDLTTYDTVKHYLVLNTPLEDNIVTHGLSSLCSGLVASILGTPADVIKSRIMNQPRDKQGRGLLYKSSTDCLIQAVQGEGFLSLYKGFLPSWLRMQSDWITQDNPMRPQHSIF
- the SLC25A27 gene encoding mitochondrial uncoupling protein 4 isoform X1, giving the protein MSTPDDAERLSPLAQRWPRASKFLLSGCAATVAELATFPLDLTKTRLQIQGEAALARLGDGAAESAPYRGMVRTALGIVQEEGFLKLWQGVTPAIYRHIVYSGGRMVTYEHLREVVFGKSEDKHYPLWKSVIGGMMAGVVGQFLANPTDLVKVQMQMEGKRKLEGKPLRFRGVHHAFAKILAEGGIRGLWAGWVPNIQRAALVNMGDLTTYDTVKHYLVLNTPLEDNIVTHGLSSLCSGLVASILGTPADVIKSRIMNQPRDKQGRGLLYKSSTDCLIQAVQGEGFLSLYKGFLPSWLRMTPWSLVFWLTYEKIREMSGVSPF